Proteins encoded together in one Deinococcus hopiensis KR-140 window:
- a CDS encoding DUF3197 domain-containing protein, which produces MHVADPFGVPGAPLQTLHAVLTYLEGQPDSRAAGAAEGHGRIILITDRQEERPDRRYAALLTLGGEALITAPAFGPAFGEAGGLALKELVDWAQGRGWGVRETVLNASDFTRVLAEPSEGEVRHLIAASNPSDPAIYTTLPKPGKRDDWAE; this is translated from the coding sequence ATGCATGTCGCTGACCCGTTCGGGGTGCCCGGAGCACCGCTGCAGACGCTGCACGCCGTTCTGACGTACCTCGAAGGCCAGCCGGACAGCCGGGCGGCGGGCGCGGCCGAGGGGCACGGACGGATCATCCTGATCACCGACCGGCAGGAGGAACGCCCCGACCGGCGCTACGCCGCCCTGCTGACCCTGGGAGGCGAGGCGCTGATTACAGCCCCCGCCTTTGGCCCAGCCTTCGGGGAGGCGGGCGGACTGGCCCTCAAGGAACTGGTGGACTGGGCGCAGGGCCGGGGCTGGGGGGTGCGCGAAACGGTACTGAATGCCTCCGACTTCACCCGCGTGCTGGCCGAACCCAGCGAGGGCGAGGTGCGCCACCTCATCGCGGCGAGCAATCCCAGCGATCCGGCGATCTACACCACCCTGCCCAAACCGGGCAAACGCGACGACTGGGCCGAATAG
- the rlmB gene encoding 23S rRNA (guanosine(2251)-2'-O)-methyltransferase RlmB — MLLYGRNPVLEALRDGRVTEVLVARGVEEAFVRDLKAFDIQVRFAPRIELDQLAGTTQHQGVLAEVEDLAWATVDDILDRAEARGEDLLVMLLDGITDPRNFGAIIRSAEVLGAHGVIVEERRSAPLSPVVAKTAAGATSHLPVAQTKNLPRLIDQLKAEGVWVYGAAGEAAQDVARTDLSGKLALVIGAEGEGMRRLVREKCDGLIQIPTRGQVQSLNASVAAGILLYEAARARRKP; from the coding sequence ATGTTGTTGTACGGACGAAACCCGGTGCTGGAAGCCCTCCGAGACGGGCGCGTGACGGAGGTGCTCGTCGCGCGCGGAGTCGAAGAGGCGTTCGTGCGCGACCTCAAGGCCTTTGACATTCAGGTGAGATTTGCGCCGCGCATTGAGCTCGATCAGCTCGCGGGCACCACCCAGCACCAGGGTGTGCTCGCGGAAGTCGAGGACCTCGCCTGGGCCACGGTGGACGACATCCTGGACCGCGCCGAGGCCAGGGGCGAAGACCTGCTCGTCATGCTGCTCGACGGCATCACCGACCCGCGCAACTTCGGGGCGATCATCCGCTCGGCGGAGGTGCTGGGCGCGCACGGAGTGATTGTGGAGGAGCGCCGCAGCGCGCCGCTCTCGCCCGTGGTGGCGAAGACGGCGGCGGGCGCGACGAGCCACCTGCCCGTCGCACAGACGAAAAACCTGCCCCGCCTCATCGACCAGCTCAAGGCTGAGGGCGTGTGGGTCTACGGCGCGGCGGGGGAGGCAGCGCAGGACGTGGCCCGCACGGACCTCAGCGGCAAACTGGCCCTGGTCATCGGCGCGGAGGGCGAGGGCATGCGCCGCCTGGTGCGCGAGAAGTGCGACGGCCTCATCCAGATCCCCACCCGGGGGCAGGTACAGAGCCTGAACGCCTCGGTGGCAGCAGGCATCCTGCTGTATGAGGCCGCCCGCGCCCGGAGAAAACCATGA
- a CDS encoding aldose 1-epimerase translates to MTLQIETVSSEHLTLEIVPEVGASILNLRSRSGRPVLRRVDLKNVKASSQCASFTLLPFSNRIAGARFPFRGEQVQLRPTTPDGLTQHGDVRNRSWRVTHVSEKHLLCDFDSRDFGDVNWPWAFTGRVEYILHGPHLDTSVTLTNVDTREMPAGLGLHPYFTREQDGQDARLSFHAPLTYDTDARHLPTGGARPLQPEEDYERATGVGGRNIDQTYAAWDGVARLDWGERALVLTADAVYSHLVVFTAPDGSLALEPVTHATDAFNLTARGIGGTDMRTLAPGQSLAGTARITLEGEW, encoded by the coding sequence ATGACGCTGCAAATCGAGACGGTGAGCAGCGAACACCTCACGCTGGAGATCGTGCCTGAGGTGGGCGCGAGCATCCTGAACCTGCGTTCACGCTCTGGACGGCCGGTGCTGCGGCGCGTTGATCTGAAAAACGTGAAGGCGAGCAGCCAGTGCGCCAGCTTCACGCTGCTGCCCTTTTCCAACCGTATCGCGGGGGCACGTTTCCCCTTTCGGGGGGAGCAGGTGCAGCTGCGCCCGACGACGCCGGATGGCCTGACCCAGCACGGCGACGTGCGCAACCGGTCCTGGCGGGTCACGCACGTGTCGGAAAAGCACCTGCTCTGCGACTTTGACAGCCGTGACTTTGGCGACGTGAACTGGCCCTGGGCCTTCACGGGCCGGGTGGAGTACATCCTGCACGGGCCGCATCTGGATACCAGCGTCACGCTGACCAACGTCGATACCCGCGAGATGCCAGCTGGGCTGGGCCTGCACCCCTACTTTACCCGCGAGCAAGACGGGCAGGACGCCCGCCTCTCCTTCCACGCGCCCCTCACCTATGACACCGACGCGCGGCACCTGCCCACAGGTGGGGCACGTCCCCTTCAGCCGGAAGAGGATTACGAACGGGCCACCGGGGTGGGTGGACGGAACATCGACCAGACCTACGCCGCGTGGGACGGGGTGGCGCGGCTGGACTGGGGAGAAAGGGCGCTCGTGCTGACCGCCGACGCGGTCTACTCGCACCTCGTCGTTTTTACGGCTCCCGACGGCAGCCTGGCCCTGGAACCCGTGACCCACGCCACCGACGCCTTTAACCTCACGGCGCGCGGCATCGGCGGCACCGATATGCGCACCCTCGCGCCCGGCCAGAGCCTGGCGGGCACGGCCCGCATCACCTTGGAAGGGGAATGGTAG
- a CDS encoding S1C family serine protease codes for MRLLPWLPVLLLLALAAYLLPDRLPGGRGAEGLAPPATTRTLPGALPEGAQKVFVRSRPAVVQVQSLNPRTQEGGLGTGFFISAQGQVLTAYHVVATGKLFRVQTLSGRAMGARVTAYDAGADVALLQVEGRGPFPALNLATRPPRAGETVLAIGNSGGDFLQPRRGQVLRLSAEAGRADFPQGTLEMTAPLAPGDSGGPIIDGNGQAIGVVSYIRVDDSGQTRASYAVPVTEGNALIAALRTGAQRDVPVVGLIFDVVHSGMTDPPGAVVRRVARGSPAERAGLRGATLDREGRLAALGDVIVRVDGRRTRDANEVIGAIRQAKVGDTVRLGYVRNGEEREAQIQLVGRRSVPNLDEP; via the coding sequence GTGCGTCTCCTGCCCTGGCTTCCCGTGCTGCTGCTGCTCGCCTTGGCAGCGTACCTGCTGCCGGACCGTTTGCCGGGGGGGCGCGGGGCGGAGGGCCTGGCCCCGCCGGCCACCACCCGCACCCTGCCCGGAGCGCTGCCCGAGGGGGCCCAGAAGGTGTTCGTCCGCTCGCGCCCCGCCGTGGTGCAGGTCCAGAGTCTGAACCCCCGGACGCAGGAGGGTGGACTGGGCACCGGCTTTTTCATCTCGGCGCAGGGGCAGGTGCTGACGGCCTACCACGTCGTGGCAACGGGCAAGCTGTTTCGGGTGCAGACCCTCTCGGGAAGGGCGATGGGGGCGCGGGTGACGGCCTACGATGCGGGGGCGGACGTGGCCCTGCTGCAGGTGGAGGGCCGTGGCCCCTTTCCAGCGCTCAACCTCGCCACCCGGCCTCCACGTGCTGGGGAAACGGTGCTGGCCATCGGCAACAGTGGGGGGGACTTTCTGCAACCACGCCGGGGCCAGGTCCTGCGGCTGAGCGCCGAGGCGGGCCGGGCCGACTTTCCGCAGGGCACGCTGGAAATGACGGCCCCCCTCGCGCCCGGCGACAGCGGTGGGCCGATCATCGACGGGAACGGGCAGGCCATCGGCGTGGTGAGTTATATCCGGGTGGACGACAGCGGTCAGACCCGTGCGAGTTACGCCGTGCCCGTGACGGAGGGCAACGCGCTGATCGCAGCGCTGCGGACCGGGGCACAGCGGGATGTGCCGGTGGTAGGTCTCATTTTCGACGTGGTGCACAGCGGCATGACCGATCCCCCGGGCGCTGTGGTGCGCCGCGTGGCTCGGGGCAGCCCAGCGGAACGGGCCGGACTACGCGGCGCCACACTGGACCGCGAGGGGAGGTTGGCGGCGCTCGGCGATGTGATCGTGCGGGTGGACGGCCGCCGGACGCGCGACGCGAACGAGGTCATCGGGGCTATTCGTCAGGCGAAGGTGGGCGATACGGTACGACTCGGATACGTGCGCAACGGTGAGGAACGGGAAGCCCAGATTCAGCTGGTGGGGCGGCGCAGCGTGCCGAACCTGGACGAGCCCTGA
- a CDS encoding EVE domain-containing protein gives MSFPPPQLWLLKSEPDVFGYPDLARLGRERWNGVRNYQARNFLREMRVGDLGLFYHSNAKPAGVAGVLRVVREAYPDDLQFDPASEYHDLRSAAENPRWSMVDVEAVLAFPTILTLDALRALPEWANSPLTRRGTRLSVMPLTPEQFCSALAAVGLRLEDLVANHL, from the coding sequence ATGTCCTTTCCCCCGCCCCAGTTGTGGCTCCTCAAATCCGAGCCTGACGTGTTCGGCTACCCGGACCTCGCCCGGCTGGGGCGCGAGCGCTGGAACGGGGTCCGCAACTACCAGGCCCGCAATTTCTTGCGGGAGATGCGGGTGGGGGACCTCGGGCTCTTCTACCACTCGAACGCCAAACCGGCGGGCGTGGCGGGCGTGTTGCGGGTGGTGCGGGAGGCGTACCCGGACGACCTGCAGTTCGATCCGGCGAGCGAGTACCACGACCTGCGCAGCGCAGCTGAGAATCCCCGCTGGAGCATGGTGGATGTGGAAGCGGTCCTCGCCTTTCCCACCATACTGACCCTGGACGCCCTCCGCGCGCTGCCCGAGTGGGCGAACTCACCCCTGACCCGTCGGGGCACGCGCCTGAGCGTGATGCCCCTCACGCCCGAGCAGTTTTGCTCGGCCCTGGCAGCGGTGGGCCTGCGGTTGGAGGACCTCGTTGCAAATCACCTTTGA
- the thyX gene encoding FAD-dependent thymidylate synthase gives MTANASAPLTLFPLSDGLGSVSLVQHVGDDKMITNAARVSFGGDNLAPLSARDEKLIRYLLRHGHGSPFEHNLITFKVVCPIFVDRQVVRHRVGVSKNEISGRYVELEERNFTPPTFRKQAPSNRQASVEDDGTLDQEGAARVWEEAWRGAFGAYGRLLALGVTREQARGVLPLSLYTESYYTFNVRSLLHFLELRDHEGAQWETRLFARAMGELAEPLFPVTFREWRALHTGEAPQGA, from the coding sequence ATGACCGCCAATGCTTCCGCTCCCCTGACCCTCTTTCCCCTGAGCGACGGCCTGGGCAGCGTCTCGCTCGTGCAGCACGTGGGGGACGACAAGATGATCACGAACGCCGCCAGGGTAAGTTTCGGCGGTGACAACCTCGCGCCCCTCAGTGCCCGAGACGAGAAACTGATCCGCTACTTGCTGCGGCATGGGCACGGCAGCCCCTTCGAGCACAACCTGATCACGTTCAAGGTGGTGTGCCCCATTTTCGTGGACCGGCAGGTGGTGCGCCACAGGGTGGGCGTGTCAAAAAACGAAATTTCCGGCCGGTACGTCGAGCTGGAGGAACGCAACTTCACTCCGCCCACCTTTCGCAAACAGGCCCCCTCCAACCGGCAGGCCAGCGTAGAGGACGACGGCACGCTCGATCAGGAAGGGGCCGCGCGGGTCTGGGAGGAGGCGTGGCGCGGCGCGTTCGGGGCCTATGGGCGTCTGCTGGCCCTGGGCGTGACGCGCGAGCAGGCGCGCGGTGTGCTGCCCCTGAGCCTGTATACCGAGTCGTATTACACCTTCAATGTGCGCTCGCTGCTGCACTTCCTGGAACTGCGTGACCACGAGGGGGCGCAGTGGGAAACCCGGCTTTTCGCGCGCGCGATGGGAGAGCTCGCCGAACCGCTGTTTCCCGTCACTTTTCGGGAGTGGAGGGCGCTGCATACCGGCGAGGCACCCCAGGGCGCTTGA
- a CDS encoding lysophospholipid acyltransferase family protein: MSVTWMNRPHTLGSRLATLALRLTGWKPVLAPPPGPKFVAAVAPHTSNADFWPGIAWRWATRAPVHWVAKRELFRPPLGPLLRAWGGLPVDRARVGGNFVDAVVAVIQREREIVLAVAPEGTRARGEHWKTGFYHMAVDAGVPIGVTVFDWKRKQVGVIGYVEPSGDIEADFARIRELLQDVRGHTPANETPAWPRPAGEPTAGRLPPRR; this comes from the coding sequence GTGTCCGTCACTTGGATGAACCGCCCGCACACCCTGGGATCGCGCCTGGCGACGCTGGCCCTGCGTCTGACGGGCTGGAAACCGGTGCTCGCCCCCCCACCCGGGCCGAAGTTCGTGGCCGCCGTCGCCCCGCACACCAGCAACGCGGACTTCTGGCCGGGGATCGCCTGGCGCTGGGCGACGCGCGCGCCCGTGCACTGGGTAGCGAAACGCGAGCTGTTCCGCCCTCCGCTGGGCCCCCTGCTGCGCGCCTGGGGCGGGCTGCCGGTGGACCGGGCGCGGGTGGGCGGCAACTTCGTGGACGCGGTGGTCGCCGTCATTCAGCGTGAGCGGGAAATCGTGCTCGCCGTCGCGCCGGAAGGCACCCGGGCGCGGGGCGAACACTGGAAGACGGGCTTTTACCACATGGCGGTGGACGCGGGCGTGCCCATCGGCGTCACGGTCTTCGACTGGAAACGCAAGCAGGTGGGCGTCATCGGTTACGTGGAGCCCTCGGGCGACATTGAGGCCGACTTTGCGCGTATCCGTGAACTGCTTCAGGATGTTCGCGGCCACACCCCCGCCAACGAGACACCCGCTTGGCCCCGCCCGGCGGGAGAACCTACGGCAGGCCGCCTTCCTCCCCGTCGGTGA
- the nrdR gene encoding transcriptional regulator NrdR — MRCPYCSAPDSKVVNSRPSDDGASIRRRRECLGCARRFTTYERAQLEPLMVLKRGGQREAFNPDKLLRGLTLATEKRPVDPERLRAFAYGFEDEVQVAELAAAEIGRRAMTFLRPLDAVAYIRFASVYRDFDSLERFIEEIRGLTDGEEGGLP, encoded by the coding sequence GTGAGGTGCCCCTACTGTTCCGCGCCCGACTCCAAGGTGGTCAACTCGCGCCCCAGCGATGACGGGGCCAGCATTCGCCGCCGCCGCGAGTGCCTGGGCTGTGCCCGGCGCTTTACCACCTACGAGCGCGCGCAGCTCGAACCGCTGATGGTCCTCAAACGCGGCGGCCAGCGTGAGGCCTTCAACCCCGACAAGCTGCTGCGCGGCCTGACCCTCGCCACCGAGAAGCGCCCAGTGGACCCCGAGCGCCTGCGTGCCTTCGCTTACGGCTTCGAAGACGAGGTGCAGGTCGCCGAACTCGCGGCGGCGGAGATCGGCCGCCGCGCCATGACCTTCCTGCGGCCCCTGGACGCCGTGGCCTACATCCGCTTTGCCAGCGTGTACCGCGATTTTGACAGCCTGGAGCGCTTTATCGAGGAAATCCGGGGCCTCACCGACGGGGAGGAAGGCGGCCTGCCGTAG
- a CDS encoding SDR family NAD(P)-dependent oxidoreductase, whose translation MTLASAFSSAGTLLAGQVVAVTGADQGYGRVVSLALAHAGASVVLLGGNSETLAAAASSLELAGGTAIPIQADVGVPLDWLSAQNRVLEIFGALHGVVHLSDKRAHTNFTLLSENEWMDLFNCNVKSSVAIAQILRRRQPGAWLTLIGPHLDETGLHAHPQRGALRGLVEHAHDEDLRVNMVLPGRASSGEEALDRPLADAVLTLALPGLSHLRGTVLEVPLPPVPKVRAAEVNLR comes from the coding sequence ATGACGCTCGCCTCTGCTTTTTCCTCTGCTGGTACGCTGCTGGCCGGCCAGGTCGTCGCGGTGACGGGCGCGGACCAGGGGTACGGCCGGGTGGTGAGTCTGGCGCTGGCCCACGCGGGCGCGAGCGTCGTGTTGCTGGGCGGCAACAGCGAGACGCTGGCCGCCGCCGCGAGCAGCCTGGAACTCGCCGGGGGTACTGCCATTCCCATTCAGGCGGACGTGGGCGTACCGCTTGACTGGCTGAGCGCGCAAAACCGCGTGCTGGAGATTTTTGGGGCCCTGCATGGGGTGGTCCACCTCTCTGACAAGCGCGCGCACACCAACTTCACCCTGCTCAGCGAGAATGAGTGGATGGATCTTTTCAACTGCAACGTGAAAAGCAGCGTGGCCATCGCCCAGATCCTGCGCCGCCGCCAACCGGGCGCCTGGCTGACCCTGATCGGTCCTCACCTCGACGAGACGGGGCTGCACGCCCATCCCCAGCGCGGCGCGCTGCGCGGACTGGTGGAACACGCCCACGATGAGGATCTGCGCGTCAACATGGTGTTGCCGGGGCGCGCCAGCAGCGGGGAGGAAGCGCTGGACCGCCCCCTGGCCGACGCGGTGCTCACGCTGGCGCTGCCGGGCCTCTCCCACCTGCGCGGCACGGTGCTGGAGGTGCCGCTGCCCCCCGTACCGAAGGTCCGCGCGGCGGAAGTGAACTTGCGGTGA